In Deltaproteobacteria bacterium, the following proteins share a genomic window:
- the hflK gene encoding FtsH protease activity modulator HflK, with amino-acid sequence MERPHFGIPKTGGITAKPPGIRSVLAVVGGLALLLAVWNLWFTVEPEEVGIVLRFGKFTREVPPGLHFKLPDPLETVFKVPVQRQLKEEFGFRTVEEFRPADAQKVYEQEALMLTGDLNVAWVEWSTQYRIKDPYLFLFRIKDVRNTFRDLNEAVMKAVVGDRTVNNVLTVGRQEISDEVKKRLQGLCDQYETGITVDQVVLQNVTPPEPVKPSFNEVNQAQQEKERLINEAWSEYNKAIPRARGEALQLIQNAEGYAAERINRAKGDAAFFEALYKAYQKAPEVTRKRLYIETIEAVFPRVNRTVVMDESARNLLPLLNLDTVEVKP; translated from the coding sequence ATGGAACGACCACATTTCGGCATTCCCAAGACAGGTGGCATCACAGCCAAACCGCCTGGAATCCGTTCTGTTCTTGCGGTTGTGGGCGGTCTTGCCCTCCTCCTTGCCGTCTGGAACCTCTGGTTCACGGTGGAACCTGAAGAGGTGGGAATTGTGCTCAGATTTGGCAAGTTTACACGGGAAGTCCCGCCTGGACTCCATTTTAAGCTGCCCGATCCGCTCGAGACGGTCTTCAAGGTCCCTGTTCAGCGCCAGCTCAAGGAAGAATTCGGGTTCCGCACCGTGGAGGAATTCCGACCGGCTGACGCGCAAAAGGTCTACGAGCAGGAGGCCCTCATGCTCACTGGCGACCTGAACGTGGCCTGGGTGGAGTGGTCAACCCAGTACCGCATCAAGGACCCCTATCTGTTCCTTTTCAGGATCAAGGACGTCAGGAACACCTTCAGGGACCTGAACGAGGCCGTGATGAAGGCCGTGGTGGGGGACAGGACAGTGAACAACGTCCTCACCGTTGGAAGGCAGGAGATCTCGGACGAAGTCAAAAAACGCCTCCAGGGCCTCTGCGACCAGTATGAAACAGGCATAACGGTGGATCAGGTAGTCCTCCAGAACGTCACCCCGCCGGAACCGGTCAAGCCGTCCTTCAACGAGGTCAACCAGGCCCAGCAGGAAAAAGAAAGGCTCATAAACGAGGCATGGTCAGAATACAACAAGGCAATCCCCCGTGCCCGCGGAGAGGCATTGCAGCTGATACAGAACGCTGAGGGATACGCCGCTGAGCGCATCAACCGCGCCAAGGGAGACGCGGCCTTTTTCGAGGCCCTGTACAAGGCCTACCAGAAGGCCCCGGAGGTCACTCGCAAGAGACTCTATATCGAAACCATCGAGGCCGTCTTTCCCCGTGTGAACCGAACAGTGGTCATGGATGAATCGGCCCGCAATCTTCTCCCCCTACTTAATCTGGACACGGTGGAGGTGAAACCATGA
- the hflC gene encoding protease modulator HflC gives MKSTIIALIALAVIGIAILGGAFFIVDETQQVVITQFGKPVGSPITSAGLHVKVPFLQKANYFDKRFLSWDGEPNQIPTQDKRFIWVDTYARWRISDPLLFFQRLRDEQRAITRLDDILDGETRNVIAKYPLIEIVRSSDIAIAQAAGDPEGIRSQEAMTSITQGRERLSRQVLEAGSARVADLGIELLDFQFKRITYVEEVRKEVYARMISERQRIAEQYRSEGAGEAARIAGEREREYRLITSDAYRKAQEIRGAADAEAANIYAAAYGKDPDFYAFYRSLDAYERSIGEKTTLVLSTDSDFLRFLKKEKTR, from the coding sequence ATGAAATCCACAATCATCGCCCTCATCGCCCTCGCCGTCATCGGAATCGCGATCCTGGGAGGTGCCTTTTTCATCGTGGACGAGACCCAACAGGTCGTGATCACCCAGTTCGGAAAACCCGTCGGCTCCCCCATTACCTCAGCTGGACTCCACGTGAAGGTGCCGTTTCTCCAGAAGGCAAATTATTTCGATAAGAGATTCCTTTCCTGGGACGGAGAGCCGAACCAGATCCCCACCCAAGACAAGCGCTTCATCTGGGTGGATACGTATGCACGCTGGCGCATCAGCGACCCCTTACTCTTCTTTCAGCGCCTCCGGGATGAACAGAGGGCCATCACCCGCCTTGACGACATCCTGGACGGAGAGACGAGAAACGTCATCGCCAAATATCCCCTGATCGAGATCGTGAGGTCTTCTGACATCGCCATTGCCCAGGCCGCAGGAGACCCGGAAGGGATCAGGTCCCAAGAGGCCATGACATCCATAACCCAAGGCCGGGAGCGTCTCTCCCGCCAGGTCCTGGAGGCAGGGTCTGCCCGGGTCGCTGACCTTGGCATCGAGCTTCTCGATTTCCAATTCAAACGTATCACCTACGTGGAAGAGGTCAGAAAAGAGGTCTACGCCCGCATGATCTCCGAAAGGCAGAGGATCGCCGAACAGTACCGTTCCGAGGGTGCGGGCGAGGCAGCCCGAATCGCCGGGGAACGAGAAAGGGAATACAGGCTCATCACCTCGGATGCCTATCGGAAGGCACAGGAGATCCGCGGTGCGGCAGATGCTGAGGCGGCGAACATATACGCGGCGGCCTATGGGAAGGACCCGGATTTTTACGCCTTTTACCGCTCTCTTGATGCATACGAAAGGTCCATCGGGGAAAAGACGACGCTTGTCCTCTCGACGGATTCGGATTTTCTCAGGTTTCTCAAAAAGGAAAAGACCCGCTGA
- a CDS encoding class I SAM-dependent methyltransferase has protein sequence MKRHDREGSVNIESIRKAYRRYASFYDFSFGSIFEPGREAVIRRMKFTPGCSVLEVGVGTGLSLPLYPRNISVTGIDISEEMLEKARQRRRREGLMHVSLYCMDAENMTFEDDSFDAVVAMYVASVVPNPCRLVDEMRRVCRPGGELYFVNHFQHEHPFVCGMERMISPLSRFLGFRPDFSLCQFVKEARIDVVEMSRVNLCGYWTMLTARNNKAEMSLCETQPFASSSHISRAAASADLRT, from the coding sequence TTGAAAAGGCATGATAGAGAAGGATCGGTCAATATCGAGTCCATTCGAAAGGCATATCGGCGTTACGCCTCTTTTTACGATTTTTCATTCGGATCAATCTTCGAACCCGGCCGGGAGGCAGTTATAAGAAGGATGAAGTTCACGCCCGGTTGTTCCGTGCTCGAGGTGGGTGTGGGCACTGGTCTTTCCCTCCCGCTTTACCCTAGGAATATCTCTGTCACCGGTATCGACATCTCCGAGGAGATGCTCGAGAAGGCCCGTCAGCGACGACGCCGTGAAGGGCTCATGCATGTCAGCCTCTACTGTATGGACGCGGAGAACATGACCTTCGAGGACGATTCCTTTGACGCGGTTGTGGCCATGTACGTCGCCTCGGTCGTTCCCAATCCCTGCAGGCTTGTGGATGAGATGCGCCGGGTCTGTCGTCCGGGCGGCGAACTCTACTTCGTAAACCATTTTCAGCACGAGCATCCGTTTGTCTGCGGAATGGAGAGGATGATCTCGCCCCTTTCCCGGTTTCTCGGTTTCCGCCCCGATTTTTCCCTCTGTCAGTTCGTGAAGGAGGCCCGCATCGACGTGGTGGAGATGTCCCGGGTGAATCTCTGCGGATACTGGACCATGCTGACAGCCAGGAACAACAAGGCGGAGATGTCTCTGTGCGAGACCCAGCCCTTTGCGTCTTCTTCCCATATATCAAGGGCTGCGGCCTCGGCGGATCTGCGGACATGA
- a CDS encoding SEC-C domain-containing protein, with product MHAYKVYVRKYPKVGRNDPCPCGSGKKYKKCCLARDEAEESERRRNFS from the coding sequence ATACATGCCTACAAGGTCTATGTCAGGAAGTATCCCAAGGTGGGAAGAAACGACCCGTGCCCATGTGGGAGCGGTAAGAAATACAAGAAGTGCTGCCTTGCAAGGGACGAGGCAGAAGAGTCCGAGCGCCGCAGGAATTTCTCCTGA
- the aat gene encoding leucyl/phenylalanyl-tRNA--protein transferase: protein MPMFILDPNDPFPPPELAGPDGLLAVGGDLSPERIIRAYKKGIFPWYNPGEPVLWWSPDPRCVLEPECLHVSRRLMRTIRQARFTVTFDTAFDEVITSCAAIRLSNGTGTWLTPEMILAYKRLHAMGLAHSVEAWDKDVLAGGLYGIALGQVFFGESMFTRIKDASKVAFVTLVQDLSAHGFRLIDCQVRSDHLLSFGAKEISREDFHARLNDLLSGSTSLPPAPWHHIIHGNGQDHRRRRHTRMPA, encoded by the coding sequence ATGCCCATGTTCATCCTGGATCCCAACGACCCCTTTCCACCTCCGGAGCTCGCAGGACCGGACGGCCTTCTTGCCGTAGGGGGCGATCTCAGTCCCGAACGCATCATCCGTGCCTACAAAAAGGGGATCTTCCCTTGGTACAACCCAGGCGAACCTGTACTTTGGTGGTCACCGGACCCCAGATGCGTCCTCGAGCCTGAATGTCTTCACGTCTCCCGTCGCCTGATGCGTACGATCCGGCAAGCAAGATTCACTGTCACGTTCGACACGGCCTTTGACGAGGTGATCACGTCCTGTGCAGCCATTCGTCTGTCGAACGGCACAGGAACCTGGCTCACCCCGGAGATGATCCTTGCGTATAAAAGGCTTCACGCCATGGGTCTCGCCCATTCGGTCGAGGCATGGGACAAGGACGTCCTTGCTGGAGGGCTCTACGGCATCGCCCTTGGACAGGTCTTTTTCGGAGAATCCATGTTCACGCGCATTAAAGACGCCTCGAAGGTCGCCTTCGTCACCCTTGTCCAGGACCTGTCCGCCCATGGATTCAGGCTGATCGACTGTCAGGTCCGCTCGGATCACCTCCTTTCCTTCGGGGCCAAAGAGATATCCCGTGAGGATTTCCACGCCCGGCTCAACGATCTCCTGTCCGGGTCAACTTCCCTCCCGCCTGCCCCTTGGCATCACATCATACATGGAAACGGACAGGATCATCGCCGTCGGCGACATACACGGATGCCGGCTTGA
- the xerD gene encoding site-specific tyrosine recombinase XerD gives MKQVRDWTVLLDDYLSHLTLDRGLSLKTVEAYSADIIRFISFSDRSRISDPETVRPSDVVAWLEEERASGTSPRTMARRLSALRGFFRFLSQVQAIETDPLTTVDTPRIGRTLPGVLTVDMVESLLQRPDVTKPAGLRDRALLELTYASGLRASEAVGLRLPEIDRRLCYLRITGKGNKERIVPVGETAMEWLERYLSQARPRLLGKVQSDIVFVGRGGRPLTRQRFWQILKGHAAAAGVRGPVSPHTLRHSFATHLLAGGADLRVVQMLLGHSDITTTQIYTHVDIKRLREVHKKFHPRG, from the coding sequence GTGAAGCAGGTCAGGGACTGGACCGTCCTCCTCGACGACTATCTCTCCCATCTCACCCTTGACCGGGGGCTTTCCCTCAAGACCGTTGAGGCCTACAGTGCGGACATCATTCGATTCATCTCCTTCTCGGATCGATCCCGAATAAGCGACCCTGAGACCGTTCGTCCCTCAGACGTGGTCGCCTGGCTCGAAGAGGAACGCGCATCCGGCACCTCCCCCCGCACCATGGCCAGGCGCCTTTCCGCCCTTCGGGGCTTTTTCCGTTTCCTCTCCCAGGTCCAGGCCATTGAAACCGATCCACTGACCACCGTAGACACCCCCAGGATCGGCCGCACCCTGCCCGGAGTCCTCACAGTGGACATGGTGGAATCCCTCCTCCAGAGACCGGACGTCACAAAACCCGCCGGGCTCAGGGACCGGGCGCTCCTGGAACTCACCTATGCGAGCGGGCTTCGGGCCTCAGAGGCCGTGGGCCTCAGGCTTCCCGAAATAGATAGACGGCTTTGCTACCTCAGGATCACAGGCAAAGGAAACAAGGAAAGGATCGTACCCGTGGGAGAGACCGCCATGGAATGGCTCGAAAGATACCTGTCCCAGGCCAGACCGCGTCTCCTCGGAAAGGTGCAGAGCGACATCGTCTTCGTCGGCAGAGGGGGCAGGCCCCTAACGCGTCAGCGCTTCTGGCAGATATTAAAGGGACATGCAGCAGCAGCCGGTGTCCGCGGGCCTGTCTCACCCCACACCCTCAGGCACTCCTTCGCCACCCACCTTCTTGCCGGAGGGGCTGATCTTCGCGTAGTCCAGATGCTTCTCGGACACTCGGACATAACTACGACCCAGATCTATACACACGTCGATATAAAACGATTGCGGGAGGTCCACAAAAAGTTTCATCCAAGGGGATAA
- a CDS encoding serine/threonine protein phosphatase, which yields METDRIIAVGDIHGCRLELERLLGMIPFDPSRDLLVLLGDYIDRGPEPRGVLEILSGLVDLHPGHVRCLMGNHEWMFLRYLEGKDTNLYLLNGGETTIADYFIQGKGVSIPDRHKKFLDSLEFFLETESYIFVHAGLRPGVPLADQTLDDLLWIRDEFISSSYDWGKRVVFAHTPVETPLVQPNKIGIDTGAVYGGRLTALILPDLTFISVEKK from the coding sequence ATGGAAACGGACAGGATCATCGCCGTCGGCGACATACACGGATGCCGGCTTGAGCTCGAAAGGCTCCTCGGCATGATCCCATTTGATCCCTCCCGGGACCTCCTCGTCCTTCTCGGTGACTACATCGACAGGGGTCCGGAACCCAGAGGGGTGTTGGAGATCCTTTCCGGTCTCGTGGATCTGCACCCCGGTCACGTCCGATGCCTCATGGGCAACCACGAGTGGATGTTCCTCAGATACCTGGAGGGCAAGGACACCAATCTATATCTCCTGAACGGGGGTGAGACGACGATCGCTGACTATTTCATACAGGGAAAGGGGGTCTCCATCCCGGATCGACACAAGAAGTTTCTTGATTCCCTTGAGTTCTTTCTTGAAACCGAATCTTATATATTTGTTCACGCTGGGCTCAGGCCTGGAGTGCCTCTGGCCGATCAGACACTGGACGACCTTCTCTGGATCCGTGATGAATTCATCTCTTCTTCCTACGATTGGGGCAAACGGGTCGTCTTTGCCCACACGCCGGTGGAAACACCCCTTGTTCAGCCAAACAAGATCGGGATCGATACCGGGGCGGTGTACGGAGGACGGCTCACGGCCCTCATCCTTCCTGATCTGACATTCATCTCTGTTGAGAAAAAATAG
- a CDS encoding glycosyltransferase, which translates to MPTGNSERSVTVSIVSHGHTSLLPGLMEDLSRCPEIAEIILTRNIPEPDPGRVLSKRLTVIDNTRPKGFGANHNAAFQRARTPFFLVLNPDVRLCNNPFPVLLSCMNDERVGLCAPAVMSPSGSLEDSARRFPSLRDLAMKACGIHDGRLRFSLGDPPLSVPWVAGMFMLVRGKDFGSLRGFDEGFYLYYEDVDLCARLWRSGRRVMLCPEACVVHAARRASRRDPRHMRWHAASMARYFLKHALRPGLPHLV; encoded by the coding sequence ATGCCGACAGGAAATTCCGAGAGGTCCGTCACCGTGTCCATCGTCAGCCATGGGCACACATCCCTGCTTCCAGGCCTGATGGAGGATCTCTCCCGCTGCCCAGAGATAGCGGAAATCATCCTCACCCGAAACATCCCCGAGCCGGATCCAGGCAGGGTGCTCTCCAAACGCCTGACCGTGATCGACAACACCCGTCCGAAAGGATTCGGCGCCAATCATAACGCGGCCTTTCAACGTGCGCGCACCCCGTTTTTCCTGGTCCTGAATCCCGATGTCAGACTCTGCAACAACCCCTTTCCCGTGCTCTTGTCCTGCATGAATGACGAACGAGTCGGTCTGTGCGCCCCTGCGGTCATGTCTCCCAGTGGATCCCTGGAAGACAGCGCGCGGCGCTTTCCGTCCCTCCGGGATCTGGCCATGAAGGCCTGCGGGATCCATGACGGACGCCTGCGATTCTCCCTCGGGGATCCGCCGCTTTCGGTCCCCTGGGTGGCCGGCATGTTCATGCTGGTGCGTGGAAAAGACTTCGGCTCGCTCCGGGGCTTTGACGAGGGTTTTTACCTCTATTACGAAGACGTGGACCTGTGCGCCCGTCTCTGGAGGTCCGGGCGGCGGGTGATGCTCTGCCCGGAGGCATGCGTCGTGCATGCCGCCCGGCGCGCCAGCCGACGCGATCCACGGCACATGCGCTGGCATGCGGCAAGCATGGCACGGTACTTTCTGAAACACGCCCTGCGCCCAGGGCTGCCGCACCTTGTATAG
- the trpE gene encoding anthranilate synthase component I, producing MVTPDISRFCDLSRGATIVPVWRDIPVDFDTPVSLFAKLGQGTHAFLLESLEGGEKWGRYSFIGLRPLIVFGSKGREVFTESRGERRTFTVPDPIAFFKEVMAGFRPAVVEGLPRFSGGAVGYLGYDMVRFMERLPETLSDKTGFYDSVFMVPELLLVFDNLRQSLQIIASVLVQEGDDLEASYHRAVSSIENIVQRIRSGIDYPIPPVAREHWTELRPEVSEDRFTAMVERAKEYIRAGDVIQVVLSQRFSGTNRIPPFDIYRALRRINPSPYLFYLRFGDETLVGSSPEILVRLTGREIELRPIAGTRPRGRDPEEDLRLERELLADEKERAEHLMLVDLGRNDVGRVAETGTVQVKDFMTVERYSHVMHIVSGVTGKLAEGRDMFDLLRATFPAGTVTGAPKIRAMEIIEELEHARRGPYAGAVGYLGFNGNMDLCIAIRTLFQKGDELFLQAGAGIVADSFPKREWEETLNKGRALMAAVKKAQE from the coding sequence ATGGTCACCCCTGACATTTCCCGTTTCTGCGATCTTTCCCGAGGCGCTACCATCGTGCCGGTCTGGCGCGATATCCCGGTGGATTTCGATACGCCGGTTTCCCTCTTTGCAAAGCTCGGCCAGGGCACCCACGCATTTCTCCTGGAAAGTCTCGAGGGGGGGGAGAAGTGGGGCCGTTACAGTTTCATTGGGCTCAGACCCCTCATCGTCTTCGGCTCAAAGGGCCGCGAGGTCTTCACCGAGTCCAGGGGCGAGAGGCGGACCTTCACGGTCCCGGACCCGATCGCCTTTTTCAAGGAGGTGATGGCGGGTTTCAGACCGGCCGTGGTGGAGGGGCTTCCGCGCTTCTCGGGAGGCGCCGTGGGGTATCTCGGCTACGACATGGTCCGTTTCATGGAGCGCCTGCCAGAGACCCTTTCGGACAAGACCGGGTTTTACGACTCGGTCTTCATGGTGCCCGAACTCCTCCTCGTCTTTGACAACCTGAGGCAGAGCCTCCAGATCATCGCAAGCGTCCTTGTGCAGGAGGGCGACGATCTCGAGGCCTCCTACCACCGGGCCGTTTCCTCCATCGAAAACATCGTCCAGCGTATCCGCTCCGGGATCGACTATCCCATTCCGCCCGTTGCCCGCGAGCACTGGACCGAGCTTAGGCCCGAGGTCTCCGAGGACCGCTTTACTGCCATGGTGGAGCGGGCAAAGGAATACATACGGGCCGGAGACGTGATCCAGGTGGTCCTCTCCCAGCGTTTTTCCGGCACGAACCGTATTCCGCCTTTTGACATCTACCGTGCGCTCCGAAGGATCAACCCCTCGCCCTATCTTTTTTATCTCCGCTTCGGGGACGAGACCCTCGTGGGTTCATCGCCCGAGATACTCGTGAGGCTCACGGGCCGCGAGATAGAGCTTCGGCCCATCGCCGGGACGAGGCCCAGGGGGCGGGACCCGGAAGAGGACCTGCGTCTTGAGCGGGAGCTTCTCGCAGACGAAAAGGAGAGGGCAGAGCACCTCATGCTCGTGGATCTGGGAAGAAACGACGTGGGAAGGGTCGCAGAGACAGGGACGGTCCAGGTCAAGGACTTTATGACCGTCGAGCGGTATTCGCACGTCATGCACATCGTCTCGGGCGTGACAGGTAAGCTTGCGGAGGGGCGGGACATGTTCGACCTTCTCCGGGCCACGTTTCCGGCCGGGACCGTCACCGGTGCCCCCAAGATCCGGGCCATGGAGATCATCGAGGAGCTGGAGCACGCCCGGCGCGGCCCCTATGCAGGTGCGGTGGGCTACCTTGGCTTCAACGGAAACATGGACCTCTGCATCGCCATCCGGACCCTCTTTCAAAAGGGCGACGAGCTCTTTCTCCAGGCGGGCGCAGGTATCGTGGCCGACTCATTTCCCAAGCGGGAGTGGGAGGAGACCCTGAACAAGGGCCGGGCCCTTATGGCGGCCGTCAAAAAGGCACAGGAGTAA